In one Xyrauchen texanus isolate HMW12.3.18 chromosome 18, RBS_HiC_50CHRs, whole genome shotgun sequence genomic region, the following are encoded:
- the LOC127659232 gene encoding 2-oxoglutarate receptor 1, whose translation MATLENNSTDCLHVDEYIKSYYLPVMYGIICLVGLVGNLTAIVIYLAKLRPWKSSSIIIVNLAVADLLCALSLPMLIKFYITKNWMLGEFMCRFIRFCFHYNLYGGILFLTCLSIFRYIAVVHPLKAAEIQRKRWGILACLAVWIISLLEIWPMLGMITLQQEGNMTQCVDFASNDPRVVWCYGWILTAFGYVIPLMVVCWSYAHIAGTLGSSISSHRPSRSRARRLSILILVVFVVCFLPYHVLRVLRVDSLRRNNVTCMQRRGINAVYILSRPLAGLNTFFNLVLCTLAGDQFQQAFWSLVNRRVFTNSRTAVIHTTNNLSKLDLLNI comes from the exons ATG GCAACTCTGGAGAATAATTCAACTGACTGTCTCCATGTTGATGAATACATAAAGAGTTATTATCTTCCAGTGATGTATGGTATCATCTGCTTAGTTGGACTTGTAGGAAACCTCACGGCAATCGTCATCTACCTGGCAAAGCTCCGACCCTGGAAAAGCAGCAGCATAATCATAGTGAACCTGGCAGTGGCTGATCTGCTCTGTGCACTGAGTTTACCTATGCTGATCAAGTTTTATATTACCAAAAACTGGATGCTGGGAGAGTTCATGTGCCGCTTCATTCGATTTTGCTTCCACTACAACCTCTACGGTGGTATCCTTTTCCTCACTTGCCTCAGTATCTTCCGTTACATTGCGGTGGTGCACCCACTGAAGGCTGCTGAGATTCAGAGAAAAAGATGGGGCATCTTAGCCTGCCTGGCTGTCTGGATCATCTCCTTGTTGGAGATTTGGCCAATGCTGGGCATGATTACCCTACAGCAGGAGGGCAACATGACACAATGCGTTGACTTCGCTAGTAACGATCCTCGGGTGGTGTGGTGCTACGGTTGGATACTCACAGCTTTTGGATATGTGATACCTTTAATGGTGGTATGCTGGAGCTATGCCCACATAGCAGGTACTCTGGGCAGCAGCATATCCAGCCACAGACCGAGTCGTTCTCGAGCACGCAGGCTCTCAATTCTGATTCTTGTTGTGTTTGTAGTGTGTTTCTTACCCTATCATGTCTTGCGCGTGCTGAGGGTGGATAGCCTGCGCAGGAACAATGTGACATGCATGCAGAGGCGAGGCATTAATGCAGTCTACATCTTGTCACGACCACTGGCGGGCCTCAACACCTTCTTCAACCTTGTGCTTTGTACACTGGCAGGAGACCAGTTTCAGCAGGCTTTCTGGAGCTTGGTGAACAGGAGGGTGTTCACGAACAGCAGGACAGCTGTGATCCACACAACAAACAACCTGTCAAAGTTAGACCTCCTGAATATCTGA